GGAGAAGCTGAAGTGGACGCTTATTTTTCTTGTGTTCTTTTTCGTATTAGGCCTCATTCCTTTGTACGGGTTGGGGCAAAACGCGCTAGAGCAGTTCAATTTCCTCTCTATCATTCTCGGCGCGAGTTTTGGCTCGATTATTAGTTTGGGCATCGGTCCCATCGTGACGGCAAGTATTGTTTTGCAACTCTTGAACGGTTCTGGCTTG
The nucleotide sequence above comes from Candidatus Woesearchaeota archaeon. Encoded proteins:
- a CDS encoding preprotein translocase subunit SecY, which translates into the protein MSWLDTIAQYLPEVAAPKQKRLSFKEKLKWTLIFLVFFFVLGLIPLYGLGQNALEQFNFLSIILGASFGSIISLGIGPIVTASIVLQLLNGSGL